A segment of the Leptolyngbya sp. NIES-3755 genome:
ATCGAGACAAACGCCGCACCAATACACACCAACAGAGTCCCAAACAATCGAGCCGGAGTAATTCGCTCTTGTAGAACATACCGCGCTCCAATCAAGCTAAATAGATAAGTCAGAGCCGTTGAGGGATATACAAAGCTAAGATTCGCCCAACTTAGGAGCGAGATGAAAAGGAAGAATGCGATCGTCAAAGAGAAAATCCCACACAGAATCTGAAAGTTGCTTAAAACGCGCAACAATCGACGCGGCAAAGTTCTCAAAGGTAATGGCTGAAAGTCACCCAGTTGTTTCATTCCTGCGGTGAGATACACATTTCCGATCGAGTCGGTCAATATCAGGATTAGTAACGTAATCCAAGTTCTGCCTTCCATTGTTCTTACCTTGACTGTTTTTGCTCATCCCATCCCACAACAAACGCGCCTGCTGTAATAATGCAAGTCCCGAACAACCGAGGGGCTGATACATGTTCGCGCAGAATAAAGATTGCTAATGCGGTGCTCAGAACATACGTAAAGGCAGTAATGGGCAGCACATAGCTTAAATCAAACCGCGAAAGTGCTACGAGATAGAGAATCAGACTGGTAATCAAAAAAGCAATTCCCAACCAGATCCACGGACTGGTGAGGAACTGAATCGCGATCGCAATAAACGATCCCAAATCGATCACATTTACTGCTCCGATATTCCGCATTCCCCGACTCAGCCAAACATCTCCAAACACTTGACACACGATATGCAGCAAAATGACGATCGTTCGGTTCATCCAATCGATCCCACCCGTTCAAATCCGTGTTGTTCAAGCGCATCTCGAACTCGATCGCTTAATAGTGCCTCTAGTTCTGCAAATCCCAGATTTAAAGGTGCATTACTCGGCTCTCCTGGAACTGCGATCGCGGGATGCGAATAGATCTCCACGACATTCGCAGTAATTCTCGGAATCAGTTCAAGCAAATACGACTCGGTAATTCGTCCAGTTTGTAGCAAACCATAAACGCGATCAGCAAATTGAATTCGATGGTTTTTCAAAAGGGTCTCTCCATAGCGTCGTAGTCCAGTAAAAACAACTGAACCAACGGTTTTGGCAACTCTACCCGAAGCATCGATCGCAAGGGCAATCTTGAGTTCTTCGGATGGCAGGCGAATTTCAGGAATTTCAAACTCTGTTGCTAAGTCAACTAAATGCTTTAGAACAATCGGATGTGAATGTAGATGCAAATGTCCATCGACATGAGAAAGCTTTAAGCCTGTTTGCCGAAATTTCTCAAGCTGAGCACGAATTTCAAGGGGAAGTTCTTGACGTGCTTTGGCATTAAATTGATAGTTCAATCCAGCTTGAGCCGGATCATCTATGAAGCGACCCTGAGCATTGACGAGATTTGGAATCTGTTCAGGAGAAAGTACCGATCGACCCATTCCTAGAACCAGATGTAATCCAACTGCTAGAGAAGGATTTGCTTTAGCAAGCTCGATCGCATCTTCAACGGCATCTCCCGTAATCATCAAGCTCGTACTGGTCAGCACCCCTTTCTGATGAGCCGTCACGATTGCTTGATTTACCCCAGTCGAAAAGCCAAAATCATCCCCATTAATCCGCACTAAACGACGATTTGGCATTAGCTACTCGCTTCTACTTTCATTTCAGTAGATCGTTTGAGCAACAGGGTCGCTGCTTTGAGTGCGATCGAGGCAAGTTTCGGTAGCAATCGCGGTTCAAGTAAGCGATCGTCAAATTTGCTCATCCGTTTCTGATTCTCGTGAATCGTCGCAGATAAGAACTGTGGCAGTGTCAAATCATCAACAAAAGTTTTCGCTCCGGTTGCTGTAAATCCACCACTATTACCATCAGTCGTGAGCACCATTTTGCCCATGTTAAATAAAGCTCGACCGTAGTGCAGTAGTGAATGTGCACCGCGTAGAATATTCGCTCTACCCTTTTGCGCCTGAGCGTATGTAATCCAATTGATAAAGAACACGATGTGCCGCGCTTCTTCATCCAAAATTGGATCAAACAAAGTGAACATAGATTCTGGTAGATAGTTCGCTTCTCGTGCCAATCCGAACATTCCAAAAGCGAAAAACGAATCTAAGCATTCCTCGAATCCAAAGTCCGTGAATGCGAGATTGACATTCTTCGGTAATACAGCAGCGGGAGGTTCTTCGACCTGCAAATCATAGTGGCGAATCAGACAATCAATCAGTCGAGCATGGCGGGCTTCTTCTTCGCCTTGAAGTGCGATCGCGGCTCGAATATCGGGATCATCGATCGTATTCGCCATTGCGCTCACCATCAGTCCCGCTTCTCGCTCAGTGCTGAGTGCAATTTGCCAGAATGGAATTCGTCTTAAGCGTTCTAGCTCAGTTTCGTTTAGTTCTGGAAATGCGATCGTCTCCGGTTCATAGTGAAGATGGGTATTGATAAAATTCTGACAAAAAAGCTGTTTATGTTCTTCTGATCCAAGCTTCATAGACATAGACACCACTTGATTAAGACAGCAGCAATAAACACTGTTTTGTATGATGTTCCGAGTTTCGTCGAATCTTGAAAATACGCAGAACTTTTTTAAGGATTAAGGTGGCGAATAAATCACCTGAGATTATTTCTTGATTTCAGAGGGTTCTTCAAGCTTTGCTACAAAGCGACTCGCTGAATCCTTTAGGCTGAGATTGCCTCTGAGAATGGTTTTGTCGATCGTACTTTGAATCGAAATTTGCGAATTCTCACATCCTTGAATCTGCGGCAAAGTTCCTGATAGTTCTAAATTCGGCTGCCTAAACTTTCCGGTTAAAGAGGGTTTCTTTTTAGAAGCCGTTTGTTCTTGAGTGGAATGGGGCGTTTCTAAAATTGAGCCGTTTAGATAAACACCAGATTGGTCGATCGACAAAATCAGATCTTTGCCTCTCAAGCATCCCGGTAAATCTGTTGCTGATAGTTTGTACCGTCCTGAAATTTTCGGCTGTGCTTTCAAGTTCGCTTCTCCGTAGTTCGTCACCAGACTGAAAAGTGCAATCACAAACGCGATCGTACCTCCATAAAACGTCAGCCATTTCGCACTAAACAAGCCTTTCATGAGCAACCTCCAACAGCGATATGAGATGCGATGATTGGTTATGTCTCCGCGTGATTAAGAGCGACGATCGGCATTCTGTTGCTAGTTCATCGGTATACCGTCCTAAAGTTTGCCGCTCGATTCCCCATTCACGACTGGTTCCAGCGATCGTTAAATCTGCTTGTTCTGAAGCTTCGATCACGGCTTGAATTGGGGAACTGGCTTCGATGATCGGTAACTCAATCCGGCGACGAATGCGATCGGGAAGTCGATCGAGCATTGCATTAAATTCAGAACTAAGCTCACTAAACGGTTGCACTCTCAAAATCTTCAATTGCGTCTGTTCTCGATTGATCAAAAGCCGTAGAGCAAGTTCTAAACCTAAATCAGTGTGGAGGTTTGGAACATAAGGAAGTAAGAGATTTTCGAGCTTTGTGGACTGTCGATCGACAAAT
Coding sequences within it:
- a CDS encoding hypothetical protein (similar to AA sequence:cyanobase_aa:PCC8801_3305), with translation MEGRTWITLLILILTDSIGNVYLTAGMKQLGDFQPLPLRTLPRRLLRVLSNFQILCGIFSLTIAFFLFISLLSWANLSFVYPSTALTYLFSLIGARYVLQERITPARLFGTLLVCIGAAFVSIG
- a CDS encoding hypothetical protein (similar to AA sequence:cyanobase_aa:Tery_4991) produces the protein MNRTIVILLHIVCQVFGDVWLSRGMRNIGAVNVIDLGSFIAIAIQFLTSPWIWLGIAFLITSLILYLVALSRFDLSYVLPITAFTYVLSTALAIFILREHVSAPRLFGTCIITAGAFVVGWDEQKQSR
- a CDS encoding YdjC-like protein (similar to AA sequence:cyanobase_aa:AM1_5796), producing the protein MPNRRLVRINGDDFGFSTGVNQAIVTAHQKGVLTSTSLMITGDAVEDAIELAKANPSLAVGLHLVLGMGRSVLSPEQIPNLVNAQGRFIDDPAQAGLNYQFNAKARQELPLEIRAQLEKFRQTGLKLSHVDGHLHLHSHPIVLKHLVDLATEFEIPEIRLPSEELKIALAIDASGRVAKTVGSVVFTGLRRYGETLLKNHRIQFADRVYGLLQTGRITESYLLELIPRITANVVEIYSHPAIAVPGEPSNAPLNLGFAELEALLSDRVRDALEQHGFERVGSIG
- a CDS encoding hypothetical protein (similar to AA sequence:cyanobase_aa:PCC7424_2136) is translated as MSMKLGSEEHKQLFCQNFINTHLHYEPETIAFPELNETELERLRRIPFWQIALSTEREAGLMVSAMANTIDDPDIRAAIALQGEEEARHARLIDCLIRHYDLQVEEPPAAVLPKNVNLAFTDFGFEECLDSFFAFGMFGLAREANYLPESMFTLFDPILDEEARHIVFFINWITYAQAQKGRANILRGAHSLLHYGRALFNMGKMVLTTDGNSGGFTATGAKTFVDDLTLPQFLSATIHENQKRMSKFDDRLLEPRLLPKLASIALKAATLLLKRSTEMKVEASS
- a CDS encoding hypothetical protein (similar to AA sequence:cyanobase_aa:Aazo_2553), whose protein sequence is MKGLFSAKWLTFYGGTIAFVIALFSLVTNYGEANLKAQPKISGRYKLSATDLPGCLRGKDLILSIDQSGVYLNGSILETPHSTQEQTASKKKPSLTGKFRQPNLELSGTLPQIQGCENSQISIQSTIDKTILRGNLSLKDSASRFVAKLEEPSEIKK